Proteins encoded by one window of Luteolibacter rhizosphaerae:
- a CDS encoding alpha-galactosidase, which yields MSSRTLILAAAVLLPAFTAAAETTDLATLPSPENSITQGWAEARANRSVDGNPLRVGGKTYESGIGTHANAEWPIALGGEATALRGASGVDDEVGEKASVVFIIEGDGKVLWKSPVMKKGDAAQPFAVKLDGVKALRLVVNDGGDGSTEDHGDWLDLKLEHSGKALANYYKEITVETAALAWTFSASQGKLEQRRFGLKSDPDKTRAPGVYAYPDYIDRNADVALLEPTLDVLGADGLRNLALRYDSQEVTKEGGKTRTDIRLKDEVSGMRVVLHFLAHEKEDVIETWCTIVNGSKEAVTLLRFDSFAFSLGGKDLHLTTFRGGWGDEMNWSEAPVSTGLRRIGNQSFTHPTHGYSSSFVVSEGAAQEESGKVVAGSLAWSGNWHLDFQSEYKDAVRVSGGIHPFQPQHLAAGAELVTPRLILTVSGKGKGAASRNLHRWAKHSGMRQVEVTRPVILNSWDGAYFNFDEKRLLAMMDAAVKSGVEMFVLDDGWFGNGENARNSDTAGLGDWQVNREKLPHDIQWLAEQAHERGLKFGLWVEPEMVNPRSELFAKHPDWAVKLPGREQRLGRNQLPLDLSKPEVEEFAYKVVADILDRYPGIEYIKWDNNGHLQDAGSQGAKPAGQMNMTTEMTRAYYRILDRLVAKYPKIIFQDCASGGGRAEYGSLPRHAEFWASDNQNPLKRLQMHWGYSHFFPPMSWGAHIAESFDSGKFPMKFRIDVAMTARLGVELDPSHLKADQLEEMRAGIEVYKRLRPLLHAGEVFRGVSPYAADVCSSAVVAEDKARAVFFAFRTKDHGAAKEGRVKVPGLDAAKRYRVSEAHVGAVRHVQAGSFSGQELMEQGLPLSWSTGPESAVVEIMAE from the coding sequence ATGAGTTCCCGCACCTTGATTCTTGCCGCGGCGGTGTTGCTGCCGGCTTTCACTGCCGCTGCCGAGACGACGGATCTGGCGACGCTGCCATCGCCGGAGAATAGCATCACGCAGGGCTGGGCGGAGGCGCGGGCGAATCGCTCGGTGGATGGGAATCCGTTGCGGGTGGGCGGGAAGACTTATGAATCGGGGATCGGCACGCATGCGAATGCCGAGTGGCCGATCGCGCTGGGAGGCGAGGCGACCGCGCTGAGGGGGGCCAGCGGGGTGGATGACGAGGTGGGGGAGAAGGCTTCGGTGGTCTTCATCATCGAGGGCGATGGCAAGGTGCTGTGGAAGAGCCCGGTGATGAAGAAGGGCGATGCCGCCCAGCCCTTCGCGGTGAAGCTGGATGGCGTGAAGGCGCTGCGCCTGGTGGTGAACGATGGCGGGGATGGCAGCACGGAGGATCACGGCGATTGGCTGGACCTGAAGCTGGAGCACTCCGGCAAGGCGCTGGCGAACTACTACAAGGAGATCACGGTGGAGACGGCGGCGCTGGCGTGGACCTTCTCCGCCTCGCAGGGGAAGCTGGAGCAGCGGCGCTTCGGGCTGAAGAGCGATCCGGACAAGACGCGCGCGCCGGGGGTGTATGCCTACCCGGACTACATCGATCGCAATGCGGATGTGGCGCTACTGGAGCCGACGCTGGATGTGTTGGGTGCGGATGGCTTGAGGAACTTGGCGCTGCGCTATGACTCGCAGGAGGTGACGAAGGAGGGCGGCAAGACGCGCACGGACATCCGCCTGAAGGATGAGGTGAGCGGGATGCGCGTGGTGCTGCATTTCCTGGCGCACGAGAAGGAGGATGTGATCGAGACCTGGTGCACGATCGTGAACGGCAGCAAGGAAGCGGTGACGCTATTGCGCTTCGATTCCTTTGCGTTCTCGCTCGGCGGGAAGGATCTGCATCTAACAACCTTCCGTGGCGGCTGGGGGGATGAGATGAACTGGAGCGAGGCGCCGGTGAGCACGGGGCTGCGGCGGATCGGGAACCAGAGCTTCACGCACCCGACGCATGGGTATAGCAGCAGCTTCGTGGTGAGCGAGGGAGCGGCGCAGGAGGAGAGCGGCAAGGTGGTGGCGGGGTCGCTGGCATGGAGCGGGAACTGGCACCTGGACTTCCAGAGCGAGTACAAGGATGCGGTGCGGGTGAGCGGGGGGATCCATCCCTTCCAGCCGCAGCATCTGGCAGCGGGCGCGGAGCTGGTGACGCCCCGGCTGATTCTAACAGTATCCGGGAAGGGCAAGGGTGCGGCCTCGCGGAACCTGCATCGCTGGGCGAAGCACTCCGGGATGCGGCAGGTGGAGGTGACGCGGCCGGTGATCCTGAACTCATGGGACGGTGCCTACTTCAATTTCGACGAGAAGCGGCTGCTGGCGATGATGGATGCGGCGGTGAAGTCCGGCGTGGAGATGTTCGTGTTGGATGACGGCTGGTTCGGCAATGGCGAGAATGCGCGCAACAGCGACACGGCGGGGCTGGGTGATTGGCAGGTGAACCGGGAGAAGCTGCCGCACGATATCCAGTGGCTGGCGGAGCAGGCGCATGAGCGCGGGCTGAAATTCGGCCTGTGGGTGGAGCCGGAGATGGTGAATCCGCGCAGCGAGCTCTTCGCGAAGCATCCGGACTGGGCGGTGAAGCTGCCGGGCCGGGAGCAGCGGCTGGGGCGGAATCAGCTGCCGCTGGATCTCTCGAAGCCGGAGGTGGAGGAGTTCGCCTACAAGGTGGTGGCGGACATCCTGGATCGCTACCCGGGGATCGAGTACATCAAGTGGGATAACAACGGTCACTTGCAGGATGCGGGATCGCAGGGGGCGAAGCCGGCGGGGCAGATGAACATGACCACGGAGATGACGCGGGCCTACTACCGGATCCTGGACCGGCTGGTGGCGAAGTATCCGAAGATCATCTTCCAGGACTGCGCGAGCGGCGGCGGCCGGGCGGAGTATGGATCGCTGCCGCGGCATGCGGAATTCTGGGCGAGCGATAACCAGAATCCGCTGAAGCGGCTGCAGATGCACTGGGGCTATTCGCATTTCTTCCCGCCGATGTCATGGGGCGCGCACATCGCGGAAAGCTTTGACTCGGGGAAGTTCCCGATGAAATTCCGGATCGATGTGGCGATGACGGCGCGGCTGGGCGTGGAGCTGGATCCATCGCACCTGAAGGCGGATCAGCTGGAGGAGATGCGTGCGGGGATCGAGGTCTACAAGCGGCTGAGGCCGCTGCTGCATGCGGGCGAGGTCTTCCGCGGGGTATCGCCGTATGCGGCGGATGTGTGCTCGAGCGCGGTGGTGGCGGAGGACAAGGCGCGTGCGGTCTTCTTTGCCTTCCGGACGAAGGATCACGGGGCGGCGAAGGAAGGCCGGGTGAAGGTGCCGGGGCTGGATGCGGCGAAGCGGTATCGCGTGAGCGAGGCTCACGTGGGCGCGGTGCGGCATGTGCAGGCGGGGAGTTTCTCAGGGCAGGAGCTGATGGAGCAGGGGCTGCCGCTGAGCTGGAGCACGGGCCCGGAGAGCGCGGTGGTGGAGATCATGGCGGAGTGA
- a CDS encoding portal protein translates to MEDAKTILARWAEMESARLPWDSAWQMASDYALPRKGNIARTETPPGSNAGNRLYDTTAIQAVTTLANGHASYITPPGTRWFAWEAPEDIKGDRADAWYNEASEKAAKILSTTNFYTTLNEAFLDRSAFGVCCIAAMPSAERVVSFQAHPVGSYCIDEDAEGNVDTIFLKKRHGIRQLVQLFGEEAVKANERLAKSWERFKEKGSNAEHEVVHAIFPRVERQRGKHDVYNMQYASVWVSSDGKTVLQRSGVPELPYCVSRYLKRSGSGMYYGYSPFEEVKAAVLEANKTRQILQVVGQRLAVPSVLIPDNLVGNVDSRPGGRTVFKSSGQGALPQEWLNRGRPEGMHEQLADARETINAAFHVDLFRMFAQIDKQMTAREVSERAAEKLMQFSPAFTRFTADFQVMMERVFAILFRAGIFGRMDEIPREVIRRTSEGAEVPAPKVIYQSRIALAIRQAESAAADRLVERVLGVANAAPDALDNLNLDEYVRVAARNDGVPEAVLRPVKERDALREDRAKAQQEQAMAQMMAAQAQAGAAVQ, encoded by the coding sequence ATGGAAGACGCGAAGACGATTTTGGCACGGTGGGCGGAGATGGAGTCGGCACGTTTGCCGTGGGACTCTGCCTGGCAGATGGCGAGCGATTACGCACTGCCGCGGAAGGGGAATATCGCCCGCACGGAGACGCCGCCGGGGAGCAATGCGGGGAACCGGCTCTATGATACGACGGCGATCCAGGCGGTGACGACGCTGGCGAACGGGCATGCCAGCTACATCACGCCGCCGGGCACGCGCTGGTTCGCGTGGGAAGCGCCGGAGGATATCAAGGGCGATCGCGCGGATGCGTGGTACAACGAGGCGAGCGAGAAGGCGGCCAAGATTCTCTCGACCACGAACTTCTACACGACGCTGAACGAGGCCTTCTTGGATCGCTCGGCCTTCGGGGTGTGCTGCATCGCGGCGATGCCGAGCGCGGAGCGGGTAGTGAGCTTCCAGGCGCACCCGGTGGGCAGCTACTGCATCGATGAGGATGCGGAGGGGAATGTGGACACGATTTTCCTGAAGAAGCGCCACGGGATCCGCCAGCTGGTGCAGCTCTTCGGCGAGGAAGCGGTGAAGGCGAACGAGCGGCTGGCGAAGAGCTGGGAGCGCTTCAAGGAGAAGGGGTCGAATGCCGAGCACGAGGTGGTGCATGCCATCTTTCCCCGCGTGGAGCGCCAGCGCGGGAAGCATGACGTGTATAACATGCAATACGCCAGCGTGTGGGTGAGCTCGGATGGCAAGACGGTGCTGCAGCGTAGCGGGGTGCCGGAGCTTCCCTACTGCGTGAGCCGCTACCTGAAGCGCTCCGGCAGCGGGATGTACTATGGGTATAGTCCTTTCGAGGAGGTGAAGGCGGCGGTGCTGGAGGCGAACAAGACGCGGCAGATCCTGCAGGTGGTGGGCCAGCGGCTGGCGGTGCCGAGCGTGCTGATCCCGGATAATCTGGTGGGGAACGTGGATTCGCGGCCCGGGGGCAGGACGGTTTTCAAATCGAGCGGGCAGGGGGCGCTGCCGCAGGAGTGGCTGAACCGGGGCAGGCCGGAGGGCATGCACGAGCAGCTGGCGGATGCGCGGGAGACGATCAATGCGGCCTTCCACGTGGATCTGTTCCGCATGTTCGCGCAGATCGACAAGCAGATGACGGCGCGGGAGGTGAGCGAGCGGGCGGCGGAGAAGCTGATGCAGTTCAGCCCGGCCTTCACGCGTTTCACCGCGGACTTCCAGGTGATGATGGAGCGGGTCTTCGCGATCCTGTTCCGGGCCGGGATCTTCGGGCGCATGGATGAGATCCCGCGCGAGGTGATTCGTCGGACAAGCGAAGGCGCGGAGGTGCCGGCGCCGAAGGTGATCTATCAATCGAGGATCGCGCTGGCGATTCGTCAGGCGGAGAGCGCCGCGGCGGATCGGCTGGTGGAGCGGGTGCTGGGCGTGGCGAATGCGGCGCCGGATGCGCTGGATAACCTGAACCTGGACGAATACGTGCGCGTGGCGGCGCGGAACGACGGGGTGCCGGAGGCGGTGCTGCGGCCGGTGAAGGAGCGGGATGCGCTGCGGGAGGACCGGGCAAAGGCACAGCAGGAGCAGGCGATGGCGCAGATGATGGCGGCGCAGGCGCAGGCGGGTGCCGCGGTGCAATGA